GACAGAGAAGAGGAATCAATGGAAACCAACTGTGAGGATGAATATCCGATACAATCCCTGAATCCCCCTGTTATTCAGCATTTACAGGAAAGTGGGGGAATTCTAAATCATTTGGACAAAGAAGACCTCCAACGTGATATTACTGTAAATGCAGAGTTTGCAAAAATGGACTTTGGTACAGATGCTGAATCCAGACCACAACTGAGCCCAAAAAACACCTTTTACCACAATGATAGCTTGGTAGATTCTTCTGAATTCAAAGACCACAGTGAACATAAACCGTTAAAAATATTGAACGATAATTGGTCGGCATCCGATACAGCTAAAGAAGATCTTCCCAACGTCTCTTCTCAATGTGTGGATCCCATATCATCCCTTCCAAGTGGCTCACCATTAGCTCTCGGATATAGGGAATCTTGTTCTATTTCAAAAATGGGGCCATATGTTCCTGGACTACTGCTCATGAACAACAATTTACCAGAATGTGTGTCTCAAAACCCAACTATCCCTGACAGTGCAGAGCAAACAGATACCCTAACTACAAAGTTATCAATTTTATCAAACGCTGAGGATTCTGTTTCTAACAAAGCCTCTTCATTACCTAGTAACGCATATAGTCTTCAAACACATGACAGCTCAAACATGGCAGACACCAGTCAATCGGGATATCAAATAAAAGGTCCCAGTTCTGGTCTAAGAAACCAAAGACGATACTCGCCTTCTCTTCCTGATGTAAGTATCTGGAGAAACTACTTGAGTAGCAACAGAGTCAGTCagctgaaaaatgaaataaaaaatggagaaTCCAATGCTGAGCTGGCTCTCAAAAAGGCCTGTAACCAGCATACCATAACAAATGACCCAGATTTCACAAACAGAAGCCAACATACCACAAGTGTTAGCCCACATTCCACCAATAATGTACCTTCTGGAGACAGTAATGCCCACAATAATCAAGTTGCATCTGATCAACATGTCGAACCACAGACTAAAATTTCAACAGGGCTACGTATATTCTCAAATGAACTAATGAATAAAACACTGCAAGATAAAGGAATAGATAAGAACTCCGGTCCAATTAAAGCACCGCAAAATTCAATGGAAAAAGGACAAAGCAAAACTGAAATGCATCCAAGTCCGGATCTTAATGATTTACGGGTACCAAGGACGTTGATTATAAAATGTCAAAGTGTTGCTGacacaaataacaataaacagtTGCTAGAGCTACAACAGACCTCCGATAACCTATATCGGTATAACCCCCCTTATTCATTAGATGTTATTGTTCCTTCACCTGTGAGCAAAAAAGTTGACTATTCTGAAAGTACAATTGCTCATGATCCGGGGTCCTCTGATGTGAAAAATATTGGTCTCGGTAATGTAAATGCAACCAATAATGGGGATCAACACTTAGCAAATAACCTGTTTCCAAAGCAAAATCTTAATTATGGTGATGTTTCAGTGACTGATCAACAAAGCCTCGAGAAGAAAAGTCAAGACAATCAAGACAATAACTCAAACATAAATATTAACCAAACTTTAATCGATGTGAGTAAACATGTGGACGAAAGAGCATGTGAATCAATGGATATGGACTTTCCtacatttccatttaaaatgGTGGAAGAAAGCCATCATGCGTATTCTTCTAATACAGCAGCAAGTCAATCAGGTTCATGGACTACAGCCAAGAACCTACTAAAAGGCTACTTACTTTTGGCACCCGAGCCCTATAAGGCTAGTACAAACATGAAAGAGAAACTTTGGAATAGCCTTCCAATAGAATGGCCTCGGGTTAACACAAACAGCCCAACATCAAATGTCTTCACAGAGCTTCCTACGGGGGACACAACTTGTGAGAATGTGAACAGCCCTAAGCCTTATAGTTTCACAAGAATCACAGAGAACACAAAGATCTACGAGACAAGTGGTACAAGTTCATCAGATTCCGGTCAAATAGAGTATCATAAACAGGTTTCAATCTACTATAGCCTTCCTCGCAAGCATTCAAAGGAGATGCTGGACGTTCCTATGAAACCTCTGCACAACATTGATAGCACCCTTGAAATGAACAACGCTCCCACCGCTCTCTTAGAAAAGATTGCAAACCGGCACCAAAGGCCGATTAATACATGTGATAGGATGAGAAAACCATTGCTGTCTGACACTGCTGAGCGTTTAGCAGAAGAACCGCTCTCAGAAACTGCAACCGAATCTAAACAAAGCTGTGCAGACTTTCCTATCATTCCCCTGGAAACTACTCTTCTGAAGGAGAGTGCACGGTCCCACATGAATAAAGAGACAAGACCTCTCAACTATAATATTTTGGGTAAATTGAAGTCTTTAAGGATAACTGAAAGGGATGGAGACTATAACACGAAGGAAGATACTCCTGTTGTTTTGTACGGCCAGAGGAGAAGTCTAgatgaaaatgattattatagtCTTGAAACCCCTGGTAGATATAGGCGGAATTCCTACACGCTACCAAACAGGAAAACATACGTCAGGGATTTGGAGAAAAATAACCCAAAGAAAGATGTCCACGATGTTTATTCACACAATGGACCGTATGCCACAAAATCATCTAAAAGCCTTTCATCTTCTCCAGAATTTGGAAATTATAACCTCAATCTTTCGCCTACTTACATCTCCACATACTCCTGTCCTGAGGAAAGTCCGGAGAAGTCAAATAACAGGGCTGACCTTTGGGATTATGACCACGTACTACTTAAGAAGAGGTCAGTTGATGAGGGCTTGATTAAAAGGGAAGAATTTCCTTCCATCTACCGCTCCAAAAGTTTGAAGGACATTGGAACAGAGGACCCCTTCGACCTTATAAACAAAGGCAACAGAATCCACTCAGAATGGAACTCAAGACCACAACTGTCTGACCAGTCAAGTCCCCATAGATCTGAGAACCGTTCACATCAAAGACGACCATCCTATTGTTCCCAATTTGTTCAAAAGCAAATGAAACGTGCTAAAGTTGCAAAAAAGTTCACTTTCTCGCTTGACAGTGCAGAAAACAGCAGCTTGCCATTCGATAATTCCCCTAGGTTATCTGATGAATTGGATTCCCCATTCTTACACCATTCCACTAATGAAGTCTATCAGGCTAACCTAAAGAATTGTCATGGATATATGAACCCAGCAGAACGAGCTAACGCCAACAATGGCACTCATTCAAACATGTACCGCTCAAAGAGCTTGAAAGCGTTGAATGGGAAAGAGCAAAAAGATTTATCAAACTCCAAAAAGAGGCATGGCCGAGAGTTTTCTTCAAAAAGTCATGGTgaaatcttaactcctcggcctCCGTCGATTTACTCagattatggtaatctgaattACGACAGCGGATTCCCAGCAGACGTGATAATAGATGAAAATGATAACTGGCCGAGTTATTCCCAAAAACCAGCACACACGTCTAAATCTCTTGACTATGGCATTTTTGGAAAAGAGCAGCAGGAGGCCATTTTGAACAACGTCAGGAGGTCACTTACAGAGGGTCGGTTATGGCGGCCATGTTTCCTTAAAAATCCCGGGTTTCTAAAGGATGAAGAAAGCCATCAGTGCGATGATTCTAAGTGTACAAGTTGTCACGCGCTTAGCAGTCCGCCACAGGGGTCTATTCCAGGGTCACTTAATATATATGAAGATAAGGCCCATGTGCGCTCCGACTCTGACACAGACACAACTACTGATGATGAATATTACTTAGATGAACATGATAAGGAATCAGAACTCTAATAACAGATGGCTGAAAACCTGAAAGTATTGACCTTTTGATAGATCTATCATAAAACGGGCACTCCGTTGATATCATTTGTTGTTGATCAGGATTCTTTTCAGAGATTTCTACCCCAAAAAAGGCACTTTGACTATACTTTGTTTACATTGATCCCATAGGTGCAATATTGAAACTTAAACTTGTTAATAAATGGgataattttgtattattattattgttatatgtgCAAGCGGCTTTTGGAGGTCTGGTATGCGGTATTTTCTTATGAACTGTGTcaattgtttaatattaaagttGTACAATTCATATACATAATCAACTGTGTAGGATGGAGGACTGGACTAAAAGCCATGAACGGATGACCGAATGTGTGTAAAACATTACAGCTGTAAAGGGGAAACGtttttatgtaatgtatgtagtcattatatatgttttcttttgtttgttttatgttcagTTTC
This sequence is a window from Spea bombifrons isolate aSpeBom1 chromosome 2, aSpeBom1.2.pri, whole genome shotgun sequence. Protein-coding genes within it:
- the EXPH5 gene encoding exophilin-5; this encodes MTDPGAGRLDLSFLDEEEAGRILDVLERDEQLRKAERERVSKLQASKRDVKWLHAASGEWFDEIQKKKFKNDPDVRSLVRPPLTHQLKKKPPRGGAESSTMSSSRPHYTVKNSGSRTSLLGIRSPFSIFTFRKSTKQNAKPQQESHGVFSTSNQVPSITEEKKKFQIYQMSRSVKQIAKLFEPPQPPTRESERGLSDAQLQNEAFKVLGDLDQKLAQEQKFTHVRTSIGCRTEGLYRNESSPHNMSRYGKDYSCPPVQDGAKTISLGEGHETRATYHPRKFYDMYSNRNRTVTKLPSSNKNVFEKSPSLCSTLHSKPPSDGPNLGTFSSSSLQFTTLGQSFDVERPKHHRPRRTSVTSIQWGRPFSPPNTDSNPEPFRAQSSMDLTNLNSRPHHNRMYELYRDKKYQEPASITKPMTKPSFAYDSKTSTLRTNSYNKWFSTHEVQYPEPKPLNNIPMQEPMDWEEENKENSFNPSQLKSPHGLDVLRVESDREEESMETNCEDEYPIQSLNPPVIQHLQESGGILNHLDKEDLQRDITVNAEFAKMDFGTDAESRPQLSPKNTFYHNDSLVDSSEFKDHSEHKPLKILNDNWSASDTAKEDLPNVSSQCVDPISSLPSGSPLALGYRESCSISKMGPYVPGLLLMNNNLPECVSQNPTIPDSAEQTDTLTTKLSILSNAEDSVSNKASSLPSNAYSLQTHDSSNMADTSQSGYQIKGPSSGLRNQRRYSPSLPDVSIWRNYLSSNRVSQLKNEIKNGESNAELALKKACNQHTITNDPDFTNRSQHTTSVSPHSTNNVPSGDSNAHNNQVASDQHVEPQTKISTGLRIFSNELMNKTLQDKGIDKNSGPIKAPQNSMEKGQSKTEMHPSPDLNDLRVPRTLIIKCQSVADTNNNKQLLELQQTSDNLYRYNPPYSLDVIVPSPVSKKVDYSESTIAHDPGSSDVKNIGLGNVNATNNGDQHLANNLFPKQNLNYGDVSVTDQQSLEKKSQDNQDNNSNININQTLIDVSKHVDERACESMDMDFPTFPFKMVEESHHAYSSNTAASQSGSWTTAKNLLKGYLLLAPEPYKASTNMKEKLWNSLPIEWPRVNTNSPTSNVFTELPTGDTTCENVNSPKPYSFTRITENTKIYETSGTSSSDSGQIEYHKQVSIYYSLPRKHSKEMLDVPMKPLHNIDSTLEMNNAPTALLEKIANRHQRPINTCDRMRKPLLSDTAERLAEEPLSETATESKQSCADFPIIPLETTLLKESARSHMNKETRPLNYNILGKLKSLRITERDGDYNTKEDTPVVLYGQRRSLDENDYYSLETPGRYRRNSYTLPNRKTYVRDLEKNNPKKDVHDVYSHNGPYATKSSKSLSSSPEFGNYNLNLSPTYISTYSCPEESPEKSNNRADLWDYDHVLLKKRSVDEGLIKREEFPSIYRSKSLKDIGTEDPFDLINKGNRIHSEWNSRPQLSDQSSPHRSENRSHQRRPSYCSQFVQKQMKRAKVAKKFTFSLDSAENSSLPFDNSPRLSDELDSPFLHHSTNEVYQANLKNCHGYMNPAERANANNGTHSNMYRSKSLKALNGKEQKDLSNSKKRHGREFSSKSHGEILTPRPPSIYSDYGNLNYDSGFPADVIIDENDNWPSYSQKPAHTSKSLDYGIFGKEQQEAILNNVRRSLTEGRLWRPCFLKNPGFLKDEESHQCDDSKCTSCHALSSPPQGSIPGSLNIYEDKAHVRSDSDTDTTTDDEYYLDEHDKESEL